Proteins from a genomic interval of bacterium YEK0313:
- the gsiC_18 gene encoding Glutathione transport system permease protein GsiC has product MLGYVLRRLVATIPVLVLVALLVFFLLRLTPGDPAILIAGDQATTAQIAEIREKLGFDRPLAEQLFTYAGQLARGDLGTSIFSGMAVTRLIAMRVEPTAMLALVAIVLALVIAVPLGTLAAVRAGSAFDRAVMAFAMLGFSSPVFVIAFLLVYVFALGLGWFPTQGYVPLAKGLGPCLNSLALPGLTLALLYAALIARITRASLLEVLAEDYMRTARAKGLMPARVVLRHALKNAAIPIVTVVGVGIAALLGGVVVTETVFNIPGLGRLTTDAILRRDYPVVQGLILVFSALYVLINLLVDLSYVLFDPRVQY; this is encoded by the coding sequence ATGCTCGGCTATGTCCTGCGACGCCTGGTGGCGACCATTCCAGTGCTGGTGCTGGTGGCGCTGCTGGTCTTCTTCCTCCTGCGCCTGACGCCCGGCGACCCGGCCATCCTCATCGCCGGCGACCAGGCGACGACCGCGCAGATCGCCGAGATCCGCGAGAAGCTCGGCTTCGACCGGCCGCTCGCCGAACAGCTCTTCACCTATGCCGGTCAGCTCGCGCGCGGCGATCTCGGCACCTCGATCTTCTCCGGCATGGCGGTGACCCGGCTCATCGCCATGCGGGTCGAGCCGACGGCCATGCTGGCACTCGTCGCCATCGTGCTGGCGCTCGTCATCGCGGTGCCGCTCGGAACGCTCGCCGCCGTGCGTGCCGGCAGCGCCTTCGACCGCGCGGTGATGGCCTTCGCCATGCTCGGCTTTTCCTCGCCGGTCTTCGTCATCGCCTTCCTGCTCGTCTATGTCTTCGCGCTGGGGCTCGGCTGGTTTCCGACGCAGGGCTACGTGCCGCTCGCCAAGGGCCTCGGCCCCTGCCTCAACAGCCTCGCCCTGCCCGGCCTGACGCTCGCCCTGCTCTATGCCGCGCTGATCGCGCGGATCACCCGGGCGAGCCTGCTCGAAGTGCTGGCCGAGGACTATATGCGCACGGCTCGCGCCAAGGGCCTGATGCCGGCCCGCGTGGTGCTGCGCCATGCGCTGAAGAACGCCGCCATCCCGATCGTCACGGTGGTCGGCGTCGGTATCGCCGCCCTGCTCGGCGGCGTCGTGGTCACCGAGACGGTGTTCAACATTCCCGGCCTCGGCCGGCTGACCACGGATGCCATCCTGCGCCGCGACTATCCGGTCGTGCAGGGGCTCATCCTGGTGTTCTCGGCGCTCTATGTGCTGATCAACCTGCTGGTCGATCTCAGCTATGTGCTGTTCGATCCGCGCGTGCAGTATTGA
- the gsiD_17 gene encoding Glutathione transport system permease protein GsiD, which yields MTTIEAIGRARRPRSVLARRLSASAGFLRAQPVVLAGFAILFLFVALAVVAALALPDPARVNPLVRLRPPGAEHWFGTDQLGRSTLSRTLNGTAVSLTVGALVTLATTALGLAIGLVSGFVRWLDGVVMRVMDGIMAIPGILLAIALMSLFGSSIQNVAIAVSIAEIPRMARVVRSSVLVIREQLFVEAALTNGTRLGRLLIRHVLPNVAAPVIVQATYVFASAMIVESVLSFLGAGTPPTIPSWGNMLADGRQYLQRAPWLVAFPGIALALLVLTVNVLGDALRDALDPRLARRPRS from the coding sequence ATGACGACCATCGAGGCGATCGGCCGCGCCCGCCGTCCGAGATCCGTCCTGGCCCGGCGGCTCTCGGCCTCGGCCGGCTTCCTGCGCGCTCAGCCGGTGGTGCTCGCCGGCTTCGCCATCCTCTTCCTGTTCGTCGCGCTGGCCGTCGTCGCCGCGCTCGCTCTCCCCGATCCCGCACGGGTGAACCCGCTGGTGCGGCTGCGTCCGCCTGGCGCCGAACACTGGTTCGGCACAGACCAGCTCGGCCGCTCCACCCTGTCGCGCACGCTGAACGGCACCGCCGTGTCGCTCACCGTCGGCGCTCTGGTGACGCTCGCCACCACCGCGCTCGGCCTTGCCATCGGCCTCGTCTCGGGTTTCGTCCGCTGGCTCGACGGCGTCGTGATGCGTGTGATGGACGGCATCATGGCGATCCCCGGCATCCTGCTCGCCATCGCGCTGATGTCGCTGTTCGGCTCGAGCATCCAGAACGTCGCCATCGCCGTCAGCATCGCCGAGATCCCGCGCATGGCGCGGGTGGTGCGCAGCTCGGTCCTGGTCATCCGCGAGCAGCTCTTCGTGGAAGCGGCGCTGACCAACGGCACCCGGCTCGGGCGCCTGCTCATCCGGCACGTCCTGCCCAATGTCGCCGCTCCCGTCATCGTCCAGGCGACCTATGTCTTCGCATCCGCCATGATCGTCGAATCCGTGCTCTCCTTCCTCGGCGCCGGCACGCCGCCGACCATTCCGAGCTGGGGCAACATGCTCGCCGACGGCCGGCAATATCTGCAGCGCGCACCCTGGCTCGTCGCCTTTCCCGGCATCGCGCTGGCGCTGCTCGTGCTGACCGTCAACGTGCTCGGCGATGCCCTGCGCGACGCGCTCGACCCGCGCCTCGCACGCCGGCCGCGCAGCTGA
- the oppD_15 gene encoding Oligopeptide transport ATP-binding protein OppD — translation MTMLAPVLSVENLTVSAHSSTGWVPIVRDLSISVDAGETLCLVGESGCGKSITALAVMGLLPRGARIDGGRVLIDGRDITHLDEPALRDLRGRELAMIFQEPMTSLNPVLTIGEQIGEALMRHEGLAFAAARQRTLALLERVRIPDANRRIGAYPHQLSGGMRQRVMIAMALACRPKLLIADEPTTALDVTIQAQILALIAEIREELGTAVVFITHDLGVVAEIADRVAVLYAGKVVEQSDVFTLFDGARHPYTRGLMRSTPRLAAGTDRLTEIRGMVPPPNALPSGCAFAPRCAQADERCQAEPPLAPGTGGRRVACWHPAAADTPSAEQVPS, via the coding sequence ATGACCATGCTCGCTCCCGTCCTCTCGGTCGAAAACCTCACCGTCTCCGCGCATTCCTCGACCGGCTGGGTGCCGATCGTGCGCGACCTGTCGATCAGCGTCGATGCGGGCGAGACGCTCTGCCTCGTCGGCGAATCCGGCTGCGGCAAGAGCATCACCGCGCTCGCCGTGATGGGCCTTCTGCCACGCGGCGCGCGCATCGACGGCGGCCGCGTCCTGATCGACGGGCGTGACATCACGCATCTCGACGAGCCGGCTCTGCGCGATCTGCGCGGGCGCGAGCTTGCCATGATCTTCCAGGAGCCGATGACCTCGCTCAATCCCGTCCTGACCATCGGCGAGCAGATCGGCGAGGCGCTGATGCGCCACGAGGGCCTGGCCTTCGCCGCCGCGCGCCAGCGCACCCTCGCCCTGCTGGAACGGGTGCGCATCCCCGATGCCAACAGGCGCATCGGCGCCTATCCGCACCAGCTCTCCGGCGGCATGCGCCAGCGCGTGATGATCGCGATGGCGCTTGCCTGCCGGCCGAAGCTGCTGATCGCCGACGAGCCGACCACCGCGCTCGACGTGACGATCCAGGCCCAGATCCTGGCGCTGATCGCGGAGATCCGCGAGGAGCTCGGCACGGCGGTCGTGTTCATCACCCACGATCTCGGCGTGGTGGCCGAGATCGCCGACCGGGTCGCCGTGCTCTATGCCGGCAAGGTGGTCGAGCAAAGCGACGTCTTCACGCTGTTCGACGGCGCGCGCCACCCCTATACGCGCGGCCTGATGCGCTCGACCCCGCGGCTCGCGGCCGGCACGGACCGGCTGACCGAGATCCGCGGCATGGTGCCGCCGCCGAACGCGCTGCCCTCGGGCTGCGCCTTCGCGCCGCGCTGCGCACAGGCCGACGAACGCTGCCAGGCCGAGCCGCCGCTCGCGCCCGGGACCGGCGGCCGGCGCGTCGCCTGCTGGCATCCCGCCGCGGCGGACACCCCCTCCGCCGAGCAGGTTCCGTCATGA
- the oppF_11 gene encoding Oligopeptide transport ATP-binding protein OppF, with amino-acid sequence MTSLLAVDHLSKHFPFRRGLFRGAGVVRAVDDVSFTLGRGETLAIVGESGCGKSTVARLILRLIAPTAGTIRLDGADITKASGASLFAARRNMQMVFQDPLASLNPRLTAREIIAEPLINYGAAAGEALEATVDTLFEQVGLARYQADRYPHEFSGGQRQRIGIARALALDPALVVADEPVAALDVSIQAQILNLMQDLQRARDLAYLFISHDLSVVEHVSRTVAVMYLGAIVEIAPREAFFRAPLHPYSRALIDSVPITHPRQRGSRRLLAGEIPSASALPSGCRFRTRCPLASAICAEVPPPLQEKRPGHKVACHMVASDIPPAATGGTGTTSVQGREA; translated from the coding sequence ATGACCAGTCTGCTCGCGGTCGACCATCTCTCGAAACATTTCCCGTTCCGGCGCGGCCTGTTCCGAGGCGCGGGCGTGGTACGCGCCGTCGACGACGTCTCGTTCACGCTCGGCCGCGGCGAGACGCTCGCCATCGTCGGTGAATCCGGCTGCGGCAAGTCGACGGTGGCGCGGCTGATCCTGCGCCTGATCGCGCCGACCGCCGGCACGATCCGGCTCGACGGCGCCGATATCACCAAGGCCTCGGGCGCGAGCCTGTTCGCCGCCCGGCGCAACATGCAGATGGTGTTCCAGGACCCGTTAGCCTCGCTCAATCCGCGCCTCACCGCGCGCGAGATCATCGCCGAGCCGCTGATCAACTACGGCGCCGCGGCCGGCGAGGCGCTGGAGGCGACCGTCGACACGCTGTTCGAGCAGGTGGGCCTCGCGCGCTACCAGGCCGACCGCTATCCGCACGAATTCTCCGGCGGCCAGCGCCAGCGCATCGGCATCGCACGGGCACTGGCGCTCGATCCGGCGCTGGTCGTGGCCGACGAGCCGGTGGCAGCCCTCGACGTCTCGATCCAGGCCCAGATCCTCAATCTCATGCAGGACCTGCAGCGGGCACGCGACCTCGCCTACCTGTTCATCAGCCACGATCTCAGCGTCGTCGAGCATGTCAGCCGCACGGTGGCGGTCATGTATCTCGGCGCGATCGTCGAGATCGCCCCGCGCGAGGCCTTCTTCCGCGCGCCGCTGCATCCCTATTCGCGGGCGCTGATCGACAGCGTGCCGATCACCCATCCGCGCCAGCGCGGCAGCCGCCGGCTGCTCGCGGGCGAGATCCCGAGCGCCAGCGCCCTGCCCTCAGGCTGCCGGTTCCGCACGCGCTGCCCGCTCGCGAGCGCGATCTGCGCCGAGGTGCCGCCGCCGCTTCAGGAGAAGCGGCCGGGCCACAAGGTCGCATGCCACATGGTGGCTTCGGACATACCGCCGGCTGCAACAGGCGGGACGGGCACGACGTCAGTTCAAGGGAGAGAGGCATGA
- the gsiB_21 gene encoding Glutathione-binding protein GsiB precursor, with protein MITLRGRLKAALAAAGLAIAGSLAAVSAEAQTVLRVRPFGDLKTIDPMVTSDYMVRNHAYMIYDTLFAQDETGAIKPQMVERFTTSPDGLTWTFVLRDGLKFHDGAAVTATDVVASLKRWGERDGLGQQLMAHTASLTATDPATVTLVLKDRWGLVLDALGKPSSMLPVIMPERIARTPSSQPITDPVGSGPFMMVRGEWSPGAKIVYVRAPTYVPRAEPPSGLAGGKRANVDRVEWLVIPDAQTALNALQAGEIDIFEEMPPDMLPLVRNNPKITVGRLSALQGVMRFNQAQPPFNNQMLRQAILRLVDQEQTLRAYVDDKSLYTVCASFYMCDSPYFTRAGWPATDVAAARRMVRESGYDGARIVILDATETALSPATQVVAQAMREIGLNVDYQAMDWGTLSSRRTSKNPVAQGGWSIFLSGPAAPDMSDPVGHLALRSNCEAAWFGWPCDEAIEKLRAAFTMEPTLEGRRKIAEAVQERALTTVPYVPVGQFWLVRAHQANLTGLLSPGLPVYWNVAKPR; from the coding sequence ATGATCACATTGAGGGGCCGGCTGAAGGCGGCGCTCGCCGCCGCGGGCCTGGCGATCGCGGGATCGCTGGCAGCGGTATCGGCGGAGGCGCAGACCGTGCTGCGGGTGCGCCCGTTCGGCGATCTGAAGACCATCGATCCGATGGTGACCTCGGACTACATGGTCCGCAACCACGCCTACATGATCTACGATACGCTGTTCGCCCAGGACGAGACCGGCGCGATCAAGCCGCAGATGGTCGAGCGTTTCACCACCTCGCCCGACGGCCTGACCTGGACCTTCGTGCTGCGCGACGGACTGAAGTTCCATGACGGCGCCGCGGTGACCGCGACCGACGTCGTCGCCTCGCTGAAGCGCTGGGGCGAGCGCGACGGCCTCGGCCAGCAGCTGATGGCCCATACGGCTTCGCTGACCGCGACCGATCCGGCGACCGTCACGCTTGTCCTGAAGGACCGCTGGGGCCTGGTGCTGGACGCGCTCGGCAAGCCGAGCTCGATGCTGCCGGTGATCATGCCGGAACGGATCGCGCGGACCCCGTCGAGCCAGCCGATCACCGATCCCGTCGGCTCGGGCCCGTTCATGATGGTGCGCGGCGAATGGTCGCCGGGCGCCAAGATCGTCTATGTCCGCGCGCCCACCTATGTGCCGCGCGCCGAGCCGCCGAGCGGCCTTGCCGGCGGCAAGCGTGCCAATGTCGACCGCGTCGAGTGGCTGGTCATTCCCGACGCCCAGACCGCGCTCAATGCGCTGCAGGCCGGCGAGATCGACATTTTCGAAGAAATGCCGCCGGACATGCTGCCGCTGGTCCGCAACAATCCGAAGATCACGGTCGGCCGGCTGTCGGCGCTGCAGGGCGTGATGCGCTTCAACCAGGCGCAGCCGCCGTTCAACAACCAGATGCTGCGCCAGGCGATCCTCCGGCTGGTCGACCAGGAGCAGACGCTCCGTGCCTATGTCGACGACAAGAGCCTCTATACGGTCTGCGCCTCCTTCTACATGTGCGACTCGCCCTATTTCACCCGCGCCGGCTGGCCCGCGACCGACGTCGCCGCCGCCCGCCGCATGGTGCGCGAGAGCGGCTATGACGGCGCCAGGATCGTCATCCTCGACGCCACCGAGACGGCACTCAGCCCGGCGACCCAGGTGGTGGCGCAGGCCATGCGCGAGATCGGCCTCAATGTCGACTACCAGGCGATGGACTGGGGCACGCTGTCGAGCCGGCGCACCAGCAAGAACCCGGTCGCCCAGGGCGGCTGGTCGATCTTCCTGTCCGGGCCGGCGGCGCCCGACATGAGCGATCCGGTCGGCCACCTGGCGCTGCGCTCGAACTGCGAGGCCGCCTGGTTCGGCTGGCCCTGCGACGAGGCGATCGAAAAGCTGCGCGCCGCCTTCACCATGGAGCCGACGCTGGAAGGCCGGCGCAAGATCGCGGAAGCCGTACAGGAGCGCGCGCTGACGACCGTGCCCTATGTGCCGGTCGGCCAGTTCTGGCTGGTGCGCGCGCACCAGGCGAATCTCACCGGCCTGCTCTCGCCGGGCCTGCCGGTCTACTGGAACGTCGCCAAGCCGCGCTGA
- the yfcG_9 gene encoding Disulfide-bond oxidoreductase YfcG has product MLKFYFNGSPNPLKVALFLEEAGLPYEPVPIDVRKGDQFDPAFLAINPNGKVPAIVDDDGAVVFDSNAILLYLAEKTGKFLPASTPALRGQMLSWLMFVATGIGPYSGQAVHFKHFAPEKVPYALNRYQYEAERHFGVLDAHLAHHRYVVGDSYSIVDMAAWGWARLVPFILGEEAWARFPNLKRLFDEISARPAAVRAGELKNRFVFKTEMDEAARSNMFRHIADSAG; this is encoded by the coding sequence ATGCTGAAGTTCTATTTCAACGGATCGCCCAATCCGCTCAAGGTGGCGCTGTTCCTCGAAGAGGCGGGCCTTCCTTATGAGCCGGTGCCGATCGACGTGCGCAAGGGCGATCAGTTCGATCCGGCCTTCCTCGCCATCAATCCGAACGGCAAGGTGCCGGCGATCGTCGACGATGACGGCGCGGTGGTGTTCGACAGCAATGCCATCCTGCTCTATCTGGCCGAGAAGACCGGCAAGTTCCTGCCCGCTTCGACCCCGGCGCTGCGTGGGCAGATGCTGTCCTGGCTGATGTTCGTTGCGACCGGCATCGGCCCCTATTCCGGCCAGGCGGTGCATTTCAAGCACTTCGCGCCGGAGAAGGTGCCCTACGCGCTCAACCGCTACCAATACGAGGCCGAGCGCCATTTCGGCGTCCTCGACGCCCATCTCGCCCATCACCGCTACGTCGTCGGCGACAGCTATTCGATCGTCGACATGGCGGCCTGGGGCTGGGCGCGCCTGGTGCCGTTCATCCTCGGCGAGGAGGCCTGGGCGCGCTTTCCCAACCTCAAGCGCCTCTTCGACGAGATCAGCGCCCGTCCGGCCGCGGTGCGCGCCGGCGAACTGAAGAACCGCTTCGTGTTCAAGACCGAGATGGACGAAGCGGCCCGCAGCAACATGTTCCGCCACATCGCCGACAGCGCCGGGTAA
- the ntaA gene encoding Nitrilotriacetate monooxygenase component A: MARHLRLGAFMRPVSIHTAAWRYPGAYPDANFNFAHLKRFIQTLERGRFDAFFMADHLAVLNMPIQALKRSATVTSFDPLTLLPALAAVTEHIGLIATASTTYEQPYHIARKFASLDHISNGRAGWNLVTTANPDVARNFGLDAHMEHGERYKRAREFYDVVTGLWDSWADDAFIRDVESGVYFDPDRMHVLDHRGPELAVRGPLNIARPVQGWPVIVQAGASEAGRQIAAETAEVVFTGVGTLADGQRFYADVKGRMAALGRDRDSMKILPGALVVVGDTVEAAREKRALLDSLVHYDSAIASLSIALGTDASRFDPDGPLPAIPETNASKSGRERAIALAERENLTVRQLAQRLGGYAGLAFVGTPETIADAMQEWLETEGSDGFNIMFPYLPEGLDDFVDKVVPVLQRRGLFRREYEGHTLRDRLGLARPDNRFFPSAR; encoded by the coding sequence ATGGCGCGCCACCTTCGCCTCGGCGCCTTCATGCGCCCGGTCAGCATCCACACGGCTGCCTGGCGCTATCCCGGCGCCTACCCGGACGCCAATTTCAATTTCGCCCATCTCAAGCGCTTCATCCAGACGCTCGAGCGCGGCCGTTTCGACGCCTTCTTCATGGCCGATCACCTGGCGGTCCTGAACATGCCGATCCAGGCGCTGAAGCGCAGCGCCACGGTGACCTCGTTCGATCCGCTCACCCTGCTGCCGGCGCTCGCCGCGGTGACCGAACATATCGGCCTCATCGCCACCGCCTCGACGACCTACGAGCAGCCCTATCACATCGCCCGGAAATTCGCGTCCCTCGACCATATCAGCAATGGCCGCGCCGGCTGGAACCTGGTCACCACCGCCAATCCCGACGTCGCCCGGAATTTCGGCCTCGACGCCCACATGGAGCATGGCGAGCGCTACAAGCGGGCGCGCGAATTCTATGACGTCGTCACCGGCCTCTGGGACAGCTGGGCCGACGACGCCTTCATCCGCGACGTCGAGAGCGGCGTCTATTTCGATCCCGACCGGATGCATGTGCTCGATCACCGCGGCCCGGAGCTCGCCGTGCGCGGACCGCTCAACATTGCCCGGCCGGTGCAGGGCTGGCCCGTCATCGTCCAGGCCGGCGCTTCGGAGGCGGGTCGCCAGATCGCCGCCGAGACCGCCGAAGTGGTCTTCACCGGGGTCGGCACGCTCGCCGACGGCCAGCGCTTCTATGCCGACGTCAAGGGACGCATGGCCGCGCTCGGGCGCGATCGCGACAGCATGAAGATTCTGCCCGGCGCGCTCGTCGTGGTCGGCGACACCGTCGAGGCCGCGCGCGAGAAGCGGGCCCTGCTCGACAGCCTCGTGCATTACGACAGCGCCATCGCCTCGCTGTCGATCGCGCTCGGCACGGATGCCTCCCGTTTCGATCCGGACGGACCCCTGCCGGCCATCCCCGAGACCAATGCTTCGAAGAGCGGGCGGGAACGGGCGATCGCGCTCGCAGAACGCGAGAACCTCACCGTGCGCCAGCTCGCCCAGCGGCTCGGCGGCTATGCCGGGCTCGCCTTCGTCGGCACGCCGGAAACCATTGCCGACGCCATGCAGGAATGGCTGGAGACGGAGGGCAGCGACGGCTTCAACATCATGTTCCCCTATCTGCCCGAAGGGCTCGACGACTTCGTCGACAAGGTGGTGCCGGTGCTGCAGCGGCGCGGCCTGTTCCGGCGCGAATATGAGGGCCATACGCTGCGCGACCGCCTGGGTCTCGCCCGGCCGGACAACCGCTTCTTCCCGTCCGCGCGGTGA
- the ssuA_4 gene encoding Putative aliphatic sulfonates-binding protein precursor produces MSALSRRSAAALVLASPVVLAARGAGANVRELRVDYATYNPVSLVLRSKGWLEDEFRGDGIAIRWVLSAGSNKALEFLNAGSLDIGSTAGAAALVARINGNPVRSVGVYSKPEWTALVTRPDSGIAKPADLRGRRVAVTRGTDPHIFLVRAIAAAGLSERDIKAVPLQHADGRLALVRGDVDAWAGLDPIMAAAEIENGATLFHRDAEANTWGVLNTREAFLAAQPQLVARVLKVYERARVWSRANGAELAEILGKEAKLAEPIIARQLERTDLSHARIGPAQVATIKAAGEALQAAGVIAANVDIAAVSRELVDASLGPAAS; encoded by the coding sequence ATGTCCGCACTCTCCCGCCGTTCCGCCGCAGCGCTCGTCCTGGCAAGCCCCGTCGTCCTCGCTGCGCGCGGGGCGGGCGCCAATGTGCGCGAGCTGCGGGTCGACTACGCCACCTACAACCCGGTCAGCCTGGTGCTGCGCTCCAAGGGCTGGCTGGAGGACGAATTCCGCGGCGACGGCATCGCCATTCGCTGGGTATTGTCGGCGGGCTCGAACAAGGCACTCGAATTCTTGAATGCCGGCTCGCTCGACATCGGCTCGACCGCCGGCGCGGCGGCGCTGGTGGCGCGCATCAACGGCAATCCCGTGCGCTCGGTCGGCGTCTATTCGAAACCCGAATGGACGGCACTGGTGACGCGTCCCGACAGCGGCATCGCCAAGCCAGCCGACCTGCGCGGCCGGCGCGTCGCGGTGACGCGCGGCACCGATCCGCACATCTTCCTGGTGCGGGCGATCGCCGCCGCCGGTCTCAGCGAGCGCGACATCAAGGCCGTGCCGCTGCAGCATGCCGACGGGCGCCTCGCCCTGGTGCGTGGCGACGTCGATGCCTGGGCCGGTCTCGACCCGATCATGGCCGCAGCCGAGATCGAGAACGGCGCGACGCTGTTCCATCGCGACGCCGAGGCCAATACCTGGGGCGTGCTCAATACGCGCGAGGCCTTCCTCGCGGCCCAGCCGCAGCTCGTCGCCCGCGTGCTCAAGGTCTACGAGCGGGCACGGGTCTGGTCGCGCGCCAATGGCGCGGAACTCGCCGAGATCCTCGGCAAGGAGGCCAAGCTCGCCGAGCCGATCATCGCCCGGCAGCTCGAGCGCACCGACCTCAGCCATGCGCGCATCGGGCCGGCCCAGGTCGCGACCATCAAGGCGGCGGGCGAGGCGCTGCAGGCGGCCGGCGTGATCGCGGCCAATGTCGACATCGCCGCGGTCAGCCGCGAGCTCGTCGACGCCTCGCTCGGCCCGGCCGCGAGCTGA
- the ssuC_16 gene encoding Putative aliphatic sulfonates transport permease protein SsuC: MTFPVAEQAATQRPARPRLSIGRAPLGLVLPAAAALAFELAVRFGLAEGRLMPPPSRIAATLVALHQSGDLWLHVATTLARVAAGFGLGVAAGTALGALAGASSLARRMIDPTLQGLRSIPSIAWVPLFILWLGIFEASKVTLIAVGVFFPVYLGVSGAILGIDRKIVEVGLIARLSRPRLATRILLPAILPAYVLALRAGLGLGWMFVVAAEFMGASEGLGYLLVDGQQLGKADQILATILVFAVLGKLTDSLIQAVARPFLVWQDVAEGAR; encoded by the coding sequence GTGACCTTCCCGGTTGCCGAACAGGCCGCCACGCAGCGCCCGGCCCGGCCGCGGCTCAGCATCGGCCGCGCACCGCTCGGACTGGTCCTGCCGGCCGCGGCCGCGCTTGCCTTCGAGCTGGCGGTACGCTTCGGTCTCGCCGAGGGGCGCCTCATGCCGCCGCCCTCGCGGATCGCCGCGACGCTCGTCGCGCTGCATCAGTCCGGCGACCTCTGGCTGCACGTGGCGACGACGCTCGCCCGCGTCGCCGCCGGCTTCGGCCTCGGCGTTGCCGCCGGCACCGCGCTCGGCGCGCTGGCCGGCGCCTCGTCGCTGGCGCGGCGCATGATCGACCCGACGCTGCAGGGCCTGCGCTCGATTCCCTCGATCGCCTGGGTGCCCCTGTTCATCCTCTGGCTCGGCATCTTCGAGGCGTCCAAGGTAACGCTGATCGCGGTCGGCGTGTTCTTCCCCGTCTATCTCGGTGTTTCCGGCGCGATTCTCGGCATCGACCGGAAGATCGTCGAGGTCGGCCTGATCGCCCGGCTGTCGCGCCCGCGCCTGGCGACGCGCATCCTCCTGCCAGCGATCCTGCCGGCCTATGTGCTGGCCCTGCGGGCGGGCCTCGGGCTTGGCTGGATGTTCGTCGTCGCGGCCGAGTTCATGGGCGCGTCCGAAGGCCTCGGCTATCTCCTGGTCGACGGCCAGCAGCTTGGCAAGGCCGACCAGATCCTCGCCACCATCCTGGTCTTCGCGGTGCTGGGCAAGCTCACCGACAGCCTGATCCAGGCCGTGGCGCGCCCCTTCCTCGTCTGGCAGGACGTCGCAGAGGGGGCGCGCTGA